The Orrella daihaiensis genome contains the following window.
CCTCAAACACCTCCTCTAACATGAGCGGTGGCATACAGACGACAGCCAAATCAAGCCGACTACCTGGCTTGACACCAGCAAGCGTTGCGGGGAAGTCAGGCAACTGACCAGGCTCGGCATCTACTCGGGTAGTATTTGCCCGAATGCCCGAGGGTAAGGCTTGGAACACTGGCAGTGGATTGTCACTGACAATCAGCAGACTTTTGGGCTGAAACAGCGGGTCGAGTTTGTGGCGAAACATGATGTCGGCTTCAGGCAGCTGTTATTTAATTCTGCCTCTAAAATATGAATATTTTGATACTAACAGCACTATGTTGCGCCGCAACATGCTCTAAGTCAAATAAAAGTCAGTTTTGTGTCAGTTTTATGCGAGGCATTTTGTTCGATCTTGTCGGTTTCTAGCTAGCAACCTTTGTGCCGGATCAAATTTCTGAAGCAATGCTTCAATATGCCTGCAGCAGACGCTTTCCAAACACTCTCTATATATTGATGTCATTTCTGCACATTGCACCGGACAGAGCGAACCATCCATGACTGAACTCTCAAATCAAACCTCTCGCGTACGTACCCGCTTTGCACCCTCGCCCACTGGCTTTCTGCATTTAGGGGGTGCGCGCACCGCGTTATACAGCTGGGCTTATGCCAAGCATTTCGGTGGCGACTTCATTTTGCGGATTGAAGACACGGATCTCGAGCGCTCAACGCCAGAAGCAGTGCAAGCCATTCTTGATGGCATGGCATGGCTGGGCTTTACCCCCGATGAAGGTCCGTTCTACCAAATGCAGCATATGGATCGGTATCGAGAAGTGATCGCTCAGATGCTCGAAAGCGGCACGGCCTACTACTGCTACAGCTCGCCTGAGGAAGTGGATGCCATGCGCGAGGCAGCCAAAGCGCGCGGGGATAAGCCCCGTTATGACGGTACTTGGCGCCCTGAGCCCGGCAAAACCCTGCCCCCCATTCCCGAAGGTCGCAAGCCCGTGGTACGGTTTAAAAACCCTGAGTCCGGCGTCACTTGCTGGGATGATTTGGTCAAAGGCACCATCAGCATCCGCAATGAAGAGCTCGATGACCTGATCATCGCGCGCCCCGACGGCACACCCACCTACAATTTCTGCGTAGTAGTCGATGACTGGGACATGGGCATCACCCACGTGCTGCGTGGAGATGATCATGTTAATAACACCCCGAGACAAATCAATATCCTCAAGGCACTTGGCGCACCCATTCCGACCTACGGGCACGTGCCGATGATCCTCGGACCCGATGGGCAAAAGCTGTCCAAACGCCACGGTGCGGTCAGCGTCATCGAATACGACAAAGCGGGCTACCTGCCCGAGGCCATGGTGAACTACTTGGCGCGACTCGGTTGGAGCCACGCTGACGATGAAATCTTTAGTCGTGAACAACTCATTCAATGGTTTGACGGCCACAATCTGTCAAGATCAGCCGCGCAGTGGGACCCCAAAAAGCTGAACTGGGTGAATGCGCACTATATAAAAGAGGCTAGCAATCAATGGCTAGCCAAGGAAATACGGGGCCGAATCATTGCGCGAGAAGGCGACCCCGATTCGGTTGACTTGCCAGCTGCGGTCAGTTTGCTCAAGGATCGTAGTGAAACACTCGAACAATTGGCCGAGGCAGCCATGCTGTTTTGTGGACAAGCAAAACAGCCAGATCCAGAGCTTATTGCCAAGCATATGACGCTAGAGGCCAAACAAGCCGTGGCTGATTTTTGGGCAAAGAGTCAAGCCACCGAATGGACCAGTAGCGAAATCGGATCAGCCATCAAGACAACTTTGGCAGAGCATGGCCTAAAAATGCCGCAAATTGCCATACCTCTGCGACTAATCGTGGCGGGAACCCCACAAACACCCGCCATTGATGCCGTGCTCGAACTCATGGGTCGCGAGCGCGTTGGCCAAAGACTGCGGGCATTTGGGCTTGTGACTGACTAATCAGTGCGGGAATACCCGTACGACTTTCGAGGTAACCAACTGTTGCTCCTAAGGCGAGTAAACACTAGAATTTGTGAACGAATCGTAGAAATACACAACATCTAGTGTTTTATGTCTCACGAATGTCGCGTCTGGCTCGCGGCATTTTTACGCCAACACAGGCTTTCCGCACACGGTGAGCCGTGTCCTTAAGCAGGAGTCCACATGCAAGTTGCCAACACCGCCCCCACCGCCGATCCAGTCGGTCAAATACCGACACCCCCCGCCGCTGCGCCAACCACGCCACAGAGCACCTGGGCACACTACAGCATCATTCGACGTAATGGTGCTGTGGTTGGGTTTGAGCCCAGCAAAATCGCGATCGCCATGACCAAGGCATTCCTGGCCGTCAACGGCGGCCAAGGTGCGGCGTCTGCCCGTGTGCGCGAACTTGTCGAGCAACTGACGCATCAAGTAGTCAACGCCCTGGTGCGTGGCCGTCCAAATGGCGGGACATTTCACATCGAAGATGTACAAGACGCTGTTGAACTAGCGCTCATGCGCTCCGGCGAGCACGATGTAGCCCGTGCTTACGTGCTGTACCGCGAGCGACGCGCCCAAGAGCGCGCCGCCGAGCGGGCCAAATCGGGCGCACCGGAGCAAGCACCGGTTGAGCACACATTCAATGTCACCGACAACGGTGTTACCAAGCCACTAGATATGGCCAAATTGAAGGCCACCATCGAGGCTGCAGGCGAAGGACTTGGCGAGTTTGTGGACACTGAGCTGATCCTGAAGGAGACCTTAAAAAACCTCTACGACGGTGTGCAAATTGAAGAGGTCTATAAATCAGCGATTCTCGCGGCCCGGGTGCTAGTAGAGAAAGACCCAGCCTACAGCAAGGCAACGGCACGACTGTTGTTGCACAGTATCCGTAAAGAAGTACTGGATCAGGAAGTCTCGCAAGAGGCGATGGCAAAGGAATACGCTAATTATTTCCCCAAATTTATTAAAAAGGGCGTTGAAGGTGGGTTACTCAATCCCGAACTGGCCCAGTTTGACTTAAAGCGTCTTGGTGAGGCACTAGATAGCAAGCGTGATCTGCAGTTTGATTACTTGGGCTTGCAAACTTTGTATGACCGCTACTTCTTGCACATCAAGGGCCAGCGCATCGAGCTGCCCCAAGTGTTCTTCATGCGAGTCGCCATGGGCCTGGCTTTACGCGAGATTGACCGCGAAGCCCGTGCCGTTGAGTTTTATGAGATTTTGTCGAGCTTTGACTTCATGAGCTCCACACCGACTCTCTTTAATTCAGGCACATTGCACTCGCAGCTCTCGTCTTGCTATCTGACTACCGTATCCGACGATCTGGATGGCATCTATGAAGCCATCAAAGAAAACGCGCTGCTGGCGAAATACGCGGGCGGCCTAGGCAACGACTGGACACCCGTGCGCGCCATGCGAAGCCACATCAAAGGTACGAATGGAGAAAGTCAGGGCGTGGTGCCATTCCTGAAAGTGGTCAACGACACCGCCGTTGCAGTCAACCAGGGCGGCAAGCGCAAAGGTGCGGTGTGCTGCTACCTCGAGACCTGGCACCTGGACATCGAGGAATTTCTTGAGCTGCGCAAAAACACCGGGGATGAGCGTCGCCGCACACACGACATGAATAGCGCCAACTGGATTCCAGACCTGTTCATGAAACGCGTGATGGAGGGTGGCGATTGGACGCTATTCTCGCCCTCTGACTGCCCGGATCTGCATGACAAGTTTGGTGACGAATTCGAGAAAGCCTACGTTGCCTACGAAGACAAAGCAGCTCGGGGAGAGCTCACGCTGTTTAAAAAGATGCCAGCATTAAATCTCTGGCGTCGTATGCTGTCGATGCTGTTTGAAACCGGTCATCCCTGGATTACGTTCAAGGATCCATGCAACATCCGTTCACCGCAGCAGCATGCGGGTGTGGTTCACAGCTCCAACCTGTGCACAGAAATCACGCTGAACACCAATGATTCCGAGATCGCTGTTTGCAACCTCGGCTCAATCAATCTCGTTGCACATCTCAAAGAAGATGGACAGGGTGGCCACACGCTTGATCACGACAAACTGCAAAAGACCATCAATACCGCGATGCGCATGCTCGATAACGTGATTGACATTAACTACTATGCGGTAAAGAAGGCTCGCAATTCAAACCTGCGTCACCGCCCGGTAGGCATGGGCATCATGGGCTTCCAAGATTGCTTGCACGTGATGCGTGTTCCTTATGCATCGCAAGCGGCAGTCGAGTTTGCTGATCGTTCAATGGAAGCGGTTTGCTATTACGCATACAGCGCATCAAGCGATCTGGCTGCTGAACGCGGCCGTTATGAAAGCTACGATGGCTCGTTGTGGTCGCGTGGCATCTTGCCGCAAGACACACTTGCGATGTTGCGTGAACAACGAGGTGGCTACGTTGAAGTAGATGAATCGAGCACGATGGATTGGGATTCGTTGCGTGCACGCATCAAACAACAGGGTATGCGCAACTCAAATTGCATTGCAATTGCCCCAACTGCAACAATTTCAAATATCATCGGTGTATCAGCGTGCATCGAACCTACTTATCAAAACTTGTACGTCAAATCGAACCTATCCGGCGAGTTCACTGTAGTTAATGACTACCTCGTACGTGACCTCAAGAAGCTGGGACTCTGGGACGAAGTCATGGTCGCCGACCTGAAATACTTCGACGGTAGTCTGTCCCGCATCGATCGCATCCCGACCGATTTGCGCACGCTATACGCCACCGCATTTGAAGTGGACACCTCGTGGATTGTTGAGTGTGCCGCACGTCGCCAGAAATGGATCGATCAGGCACAGTCATTAAACATCTACATGGCGGGCGCTTCAGGCAAAAAGCTTGATGACACTTACAAGCTTGCCTGGCTGCGTGGCTTGAAGACAACTTATTACCTGCGTACGTTGGGAGCCACCAGTGCCGAGAAGTCCACAGGCCGTGGTGGTGAGTTAAACGCTGTCAGCATGGGTGCTGGCAGTTCGTCAAGTGCTGCTGCCAGTAGTGCGATGCCCGAGCCGGAAGTGGTGGGTGTGGCCTGCACCATGAGACCAGGTGACCCTGGTTTCGAAGAGTGCGAAGCTTGCCAATAACCCAGACCACGAACACGACAAAGGATAAATCGAGATGTTGAACTGGAACGACGAAATCACCCCAACTGCACAACCATCGGCTACACCAGCGGCTGCTGAGCCCACCGGTTTGCGTCAAGCAACTGGCGTATTCGGCGACGCCGCCATGCCTACCCCCGGAGTCACGCAAAGCGCGACCGCTGACCATGCGCCGACTGGCCCCATGGGCGGTATCGGTGGCGCCGATGCCTCTCAGCAACGTGTCAATGTTGCTGACAAGCGCATCATCAACGCCAAGACCGATGTCAACCAGCTCGTGCCCTTCAAATACAAATGGGCATGGGAGAAGTACTTAGCGACTTGCGCTAACCACTGGATGCCACAAGAGATCAACATGGCGCGTGACATCGCGTTGTGGAAAAACCCCAACGGCTTGACGGAAGACGAGCGTCGCATCGTCAAGCGTAATCTCGGCTTCTTTGTGACGGCCGACTCTCTGGCAGCCAACAATATTGTGCTTGGCACCTACCGCCACATTACTGCCCCCGAATGCCGACAGTTTTTACTGCGTCAGGCATTTGAAGAAGCCATCCACACGCATGCCTATCAGTACATTGTAGAAAGCCTTGATCTGGATGAAGGTGAAATCTTTAACGCCTATAACGAGATTCCGTCCATTCGCGCCAAAGATGAGTTCCTGATTCCTTTTATTGACGTCATCGCTGATCCTAACTTCAACACGGGCACACCGGAAACTGACCAGAAACTCCTGAAGTCTCTGATCGTTTTTGCGTGCCTGATGGAAGGGCTGTTTTTCTACGTTGGTTTTACACAGATTCTGGCGCTTGGCCGTCAAAACAAGATGACTGGCGCTGCCGAACAGTACATGTACATCCTGCGCGATGAGTCCATGCACTGCAATTTTGGTATTGATCTGATTAACACCATCAAACTCGAGAATCCGCACTTATGGACTCCCGAGTTCCGCGAAGAGATTCGCGAGCTGTTTAAACAAGCTGTTGACCTTGAGTACGCTTATGCCGAGGATACGATGCCTCGTGGCGTACTGGGCTTAAACGCGCCGATGTTCAAGTCATATTTGCGTTTCATCGCCAACCGTCGTTGCCAACAGATTGGCATAGAGCCTTTGTTTGCCCAGGAAGAGAATCCCTTCCCGTGGATGGCTGAAATGATTGACTTGAAGAAAGAGCGTAACTTCTTTGAGACGCGTGTCATTGAGTACCAAACCGGTGGTGCCCTAAATTGGGAATAAAGAGCTAGTCAGGTACTGACACGCACGTGCCAAATTTGGTTGGTGACCAGACAAGTTGCCAACCATCGATTGCCAAACGACTCTGATTGAGTGGTTTGGTGGTCGTGCAGAATTCGCTAGAGTCGTCTGTCGGTCGGTACCAGACAGCAGATGGCTTTGGTGAATAGCGCGAGCCTTGTGGTCGACTCCATTGAGTGGATCTCAAGGCGCGCGTTCCATTTAGGTACCTGATCTATAGGAGTAAGACCATGGCAACAGCCAAAAAAGCAGCAAAGAAGGCCGTCAAAAAAGCGGTGAAGAAGGCTCCGGCAAAGAAAGTCGTCGCCAAGAAGGCACCAGCTAAAAAAGTCGTCGCCAAGAAAGCAGTGAAGAAGGTGGTCAAGAAAGTTGCAGCTAAAAAAGCTGTGAAGAAGGCCGTCAAGAAAGTCGCTGCCAAAAAAGCACCGGCTAAAAAAGCCGTCGCTAAAAAAGCGCCTGCCAAAAAAGTAGCTGCTAAGAAAGCGCCCGCCAAAAAAGCTGCCGCTAAGAAAGCCGTCGCTAAAAAAGCGCCCGCCAAAAAAGCGCCTGCTAAGAAAGCAGCCGCTAAAAAGGCACCAGCAAAGAAGGCTACGGCAAAAAAGGCTGTAAAAAAAAGCGCTAAAAAAGCTGCCGTAAGAAAACCTGCTGCCAGCAAGCCCTCAACGGCTGCTGCCCCGGGTGCAAAAACGGCACTGAATCCGGCCGCTTCTTGGCCATTTCCGACCGGCGGCCGTCCGTAAATCGGACGACTGATTAGGTCAACAAACCGCTCGGCATTCACTTGCCGGGCGGTTTTTTGTTGATGTGTCAAAGCATCATGCGACAATGCGGACATGGCAACAATGAGCACAAGGACAGCATCTAAATGACGGGCGACATCCTGACATTTCTGATTGAAATCAGTTTCACGATTCTGGGCGCAGCATTCCTGGCGCGTGCATGGTTGCACGCCATCAGGTTTCATCCCTTTAATCCTTTTGCGCAACTGATCTACCGAATGACAGAGTGGCTATGCAAGCCGCTGCGAGCGGCGCTACCAGCTAGCCGCTCCATCGACTGGGCGAGCTTGCTTGGTGTTTATCTGGTCGCTTTGTTTTATTTGTTTTTTATGTGGGTACTAGCCACTCGCAGCATGCCGCCATCGCAACTGATAGGACCTGGCATGCTGGCGGCTGCGGTCACCATGGGGCGTTGGGCATTAAATCTGGTCATCTGGATGACGCTGATTCAGGCAATACTGTCTTGGGTCAACCCAATGGCGCCTATCATGCCAGTACTGCGAACGCTGACTGATCCAATGCTTGAGCCGATTCGCAGAATACTTCCCAACTTTAGCGGCTTCGATTTTTCTCCTTTAGCACTTCTGATTTTGGCTCAAGTTGCACTGATGGTGCTTAATCGAATCAGCTATACACTCGTTGGGCTGTAGTGGCATGCGACTAGCCCTTGTTCTGAGCTTGACGATTGCTGCCCTATTAACTTCAGTGCAAGCGTCAGCCCAAACGAGCGTGTTTTCGGGGATGATGCGTGGCTCTGACGCAGCGACCATTGCTAGCCAGCAAACACCTCGCCCAGAGGATATTGCGCAACAAATCACGACCTTGCAAGGCGATTTGGCAGACGCCAAGCGTGAAGTGGCATTGCAGCGTGCCCAATTCGAGACGTTTAAACAACAGGCTTCAAGCTTGACGTCGCTGGCACAAAGTCTTCTTGATGTACAAGAGCTCAGCGTCCAGCGTTATCACCACGCGATCGATGGGCTGCACAGCTTGCAACGCCTGATTATGGAAGCGCGCCAGCGACAGCAACAACTGACCGCTTGGCAGCCGCCGGCTGATGGTCCACCGTGGCCATTGCAATTAGCCGATGACACCTACCTCTTGATGACAGAGTCGCGAGTTCTGGCTGATCAATACCTGCTTCATGGACAACTGCTGCAGAACTCGCGCCAGGCCCTGCTAAATGAGAAACAAACACTGGAAGCCCAAATCAGGCAGACTCGATCGGTGCCCGGGACGGCCAGCGATCTGCTTGATCAACGACAAGAGCTCGCCGTGCGATTGCAACAAGCTGAGCTCAAGGCGGTCGATCTAGAGTTGGTATTTGCTGATATTTTTGTTCAAACCAATGACTTAAACCGGGTAATCGCTGAATTAAGCCACCAAATCAGTCGCAAAGATTGGCTCTACATGGATAACCGGTTCTACCTTGATGAGCCTGCCTTTAGCCGGATTGAACAACAAGTACAACAAAACATCACGGGGCTGCTCGTGCAGCAGGAAGGAATCCGCGAAGACAACGACAAGGCGATCGCCGCGTTCAACGAGGCATCGGCAGAGTTACAAAGGATCCAATCGGCAGATACGGTCAACACCGAAACGGTGGTGGCAGCAGAGCGGGCAATGATGCTGGCCAGTGATCAGGCAAAGCTGCAGCGCCTGCGTCGTGACGTCGCTTTTTACCGCTATGAAATGCTGGAAATCACCAAGCAGCTCTGGCAAATTCGCTTCGATCTCTATCAAAACCAACACAGCAGCAGTAATCTCGCTGAGCTCAACACCGTATTTGGGGACATGGCTGCACAGATTGCAGGTTGGGAGCAGTACAACCAGACAGTATCGGCACAAACACAGCGCGAGCGACAAGCATTTCTCGACGGTGCGGTTTTGTCGCCCACTAAAGCTGAGGGAGACTACTTACGAGCACGCGCTGACATCATGCAACAGTACATCGACACCTTGGCGCAAGCCATGTCGCAGCTGACCAGCACACAGTTTCTTTTGAACATCACGCTTAGGGAAGTCGAGACATTTGAGCACCAAGCGCCGTTGTGGCAGCGTGTATTGAACCTTGGCGGTGATGTTGCTGACATTGCGAGCGATATTTGGCATTACGAGATTTTTACGGTGTCCGATACTGTCACCGTTGAAGGACGCCCCATCACCACACTACGAAGTGTCACGGTCGGCAAGAGTATCGGGGCATTGCTGATTCTGGTTGTCGGTCTTTTACTGGTTAAACGAATCGTGTCTAGCGCCATGAACATGGCCTTAAGACGCAACCGAATTGGTGCCAGTACCTCAATCATCATCACTCGGTGGATTTCCCTATTCGCAGGCCTGACACTGATTGTCTTTAGCTTGGTACTCATGGATATCCCCTTGAGTATTTTTGCATTTGCTGGTGGGGCATTAGCAATAGGCATTGGCTTTGGTGCTCAGCACCTGCTGCAGAACCTGATCAGCGGGTTGATTCTCTTACTGGAAAAACCAGTCCGGGTTGGAGACTGGATAGAAATTGGAGGTGTGACCGGAAGCGTTACCTCCATTGGCATTCGCTTCTCCACACTCACTAGTGCCACCGGCACTGAACACCTGATCCCAAATAGTGCTCTCGTACAAGAAAAGCTGGTTAATTGGACCTATTCATCACCGGACGTGCGTCGCGAGGTCCACGTATGGGTCGACTATCGCGCTGATGCACAAACAGTCAGCAATATTCTGATCAATGTGGCAAAAGATCATCCGGTGGTGATGGATGTGCCTGAGCCACGTGTTTTGCTTGACGGCTTTACTGAGCGTGGCATGCAATTCAAATTACAGTTCTGGGCGCCCATGCTAGCGAAGGTGAGCGGCCCGGTTGTCATGAGCGAAATACGCAAAGAGATACACGCTCGATTTACGGAGTACGGTATCGCGTTTGCGCACCCGATGCGATCAATTACGCTAGAACAAAATACGGGAGAACAAACCTGAGGCTAACGCTTTTGCGCCGCCGCTTTACTGGATATGTCAGGGCAGTTTTAAAACAGCGTTAACCCAGTGTTCAGCCACCTGAGGCTGGAACGACTCGAACCGGACCAGCACCGCTGATGACTTGTACCCGAGAACCAATCGCAAGACGCTGATCGTCTTCTTGTGCAATCACACGTGTCTCACCGTTGTCTAGGCGAACCGTGATTTCAACGCCCTGGGTCTTACCAGCTTGTTCTTCGATTTTCTCGCCGGCTAGAGCACCGAGGATAGCCCCACCAACAATGGCCAGGTCACGTCCGGTGCCACCACCGACAGCGCTACCCGCCACGCCACCCAACGCACCACCTGCAATCATGCCTACACCTGAGGAACGATCCTTCTGAATCACCACAGGGCGAAGACCCGTGACCGTACCAAACCGCACGATTTGCTCTGACTGCGCTTGCCCATAGGTGTAAACACCTGCCGAAGCACTAGGGGTGCTACAACCCGAGACATGGATTGATATGGCAAGCACGGCGCCGACAATGGCCAGGCGCTGAAATACCTTCATGGTTGTAAAAGCATTAGTCGTTTGCATGATTCTCTCCCATAGGCTTACTGGAACGGACCAGCCTTACCTCCATTAGAACGCAACACCGAAGTTTTGTTGCATGATCTGGGCAATTTGCTCGCGTGTAGGGGCGTGATTCTGGGGTCCCCGATGTGCTATTTTGATCGAACCCATCACGTTGCCAAGCATGCAGGACTTCTCCCAAGACCAGCCCTGGGTTAGGCCAAATAACAGGCCCGCTCGGTGAGCATCACCACACCCGGTGGGATCAATGACAGCTTGCGGTGAAACCGGCGCGATATCAATAATCTGTCCTTGGGTATATAACGTAGCGCCTTCACCACCACGAGTAACCACCACCGCTTGCAGCGTTTGTGCAAGCTTGTCAATCGACAGGCCTGTGCGCTGCTCAACCACACTGGCTTCGTAATCATTCAGTGCCAATGCGGTTGCTTTGCTAAACACACTCAGCAGGTCATTGCCATCAAACAAAGGCATGGCCTGCCCCAAGTCAAATATAAACGGCGTACCCGCTTGTGCAAACCGGTTGACATGCGCCATCATGCCGGCCTTTGAGTCCGGTGCCACGATCGCCCAACGAGCCTTGTGCTCACCAATATCATTGTCAGCACTTCGATCCATGGCACCTGGATGAAACGCACTGATCTGATTGTCATCAAGATCCGAGGTAATGAAGCACTGCGCGGTAAACATATCCGAATGCACCTTGACATGCCGCGTGTCAATGCCAAACTGAGCAAAGCGTTTGAGATAGTCTTCGGCGTCACTGCCAACCGTTGCCACTGGCAAAGGCTGACCACCGAGTAACTTTAGGTTGTAGGCAATGTTGCCTGCACAGCCACCAAACTCGCGCCGCATTTGCGGCACGAGAAACGACACGCTTAGCGCATGAATTCGGTCAGGCAAGATGTGTTCTTTAAAACGACCATCAAACACCGCAATAGTGTCAAAAGCGACCGACCCGCATATCAAAACTTCATCAGACATAATTGACTACCCGTTACACGGGCCCTATGGAAACCTATGGAAAAAATCGTTCTAGCTCGTAACCGCTAATGCTTAAACCATCAACAGTCAATGGTATGTCTAGGCCCACTTCTTTGCGCGCAATCATGGGGCCCTCAAGCAGATCAGGTGGCAAGAATTCTGATGGTAATAACGCTTTTTTGATAACAGCCGTACCCGAAGCATCTGTGAGCGTCAACATGAGAGCTGGCCAAGGCTGCGGATAAGTGGATCGGTTTTGCAGGGTCAGCCGCAACACATAAGCACGCTGGTTGCCAACAGGCTGGGCATCAGGTGCTTGTTGTAACGATGACCCTACGATAAAGATTCGATCAATCTGCCGAACATAACCGACCTCGCAAGACAACGGCTGACAAAGTTGCACAAGCAATGGTCGCAGACTAGGTGCTGCCGCCACAATGTCATTTCTAAAAACCACCAAGCTCTGGCCGATGATCGCAAGTGCCAATACAATCGATGCCACCAACCACATCACACCAACGCCTTCAGAGACCTCTTCCTCCTCTTCGAGAAACTCGGGCACCTGGCGACCAAAAGCTGACGGATCATCCCCTTTGAGTCGCGACTCACCAAACACCTGTACTTTAGGCTCAGGCACAGGCTCTACCTTCGCATCAGTGAGCGCCTGTGCTCGCGCTGCGATCGCACCCAAACTCGGCTCGCGTGAATCGGGCGTTACAGTTGCCTGCTCAAGGCTACCAAAGCCGGGCTCCTGTCGACCGTATCCTGCAAAACCTGCTGCAGTTGATCGGTCGACACTCGGTATAAATGGACCTTCCTGCCCAAGCGGGGTCGATGTGGTCGATGTCCTGGTCGTCTGAGATGTCAAAGTGCCAGAGAAAACAGAATCCGTTGCAGGTGTACTGCGTGACTCTACTGGCGATGGCTTGGATGCTTTTGTGGGGATGTCATCTGGCTCCACCGGGTCAGGGGCTGGCTTGATCGGCTCGACCAATGCGTTTAACACGGGCGTAGAGGACGGTGCATCAACCGCACTGGC
Protein-coding sequences here:
- a CDS encoding ribonucleotide-diphosphate reductase subunit beta → MLNWNDEITPTAQPSATPAAAEPTGLRQATGVFGDAAMPTPGVTQSATADHAPTGPMGGIGGADASQQRVNVADKRIINAKTDVNQLVPFKYKWAWEKYLATCANHWMPQEINMARDIALWKNPNGLTEDERRIVKRNLGFFVTADSLAANNIVLGTYRHITAPECRQFLLRQAFEEAIHTHAYQYIVESLDLDEGEIFNAYNEIPSIRAKDEFLIPFIDVIADPNFNTGTPETDQKLLKSLIVFACLMEGLFFYVGFTQILALGRQNKMTGAAEQYMYILRDESMHCNFGIDLINTIKLENPHLWTPEFREEIRELFKQAVDLEYAYAEDTMPRGVLGLNAPMFKSYLRFIANRRCQQIGIEPLFAQEENPFPWMAEMIDLKKERNFFETRVIEYQTGGALNWE
- the gltX gene encoding glutamate--tRNA ligase; the protein is MTELSNQTSRVRTRFAPSPTGFLHLGGARTALYSWAYAKHFGGDFILRIEDTDLERSTPEAVQAILDGMAWLGFTPDEGPFYQMQHMDRYREVIAQMLESGTAYYCYSSPEEVDAMREAAKARGDKPRYDGTWRPEPGKTLPPIPEGRKPVVRFKNPESGVTCWDDLVKGTISIRNEELDDLIIARPDGTPTYNFCVVVDDWDMGITHVLRGDDHVNNTPRQINILKALGAPIPTYGHVPMILGPDGQKLSKRHGAVSVIEYDKAGYLPEAMVNYLARLGWSHADDEIFSREQLIQWFDGHNLSRSAAQWDPKKLNWVNAHYIKEASNQWLAKEIRGRIIAREGDPDSVDLPAAVSLLKDRSETLEQLAEAAMLFCGQAKQPDPELIAKHMTLEAKQAVADFWAKSQATEWTSSEIGSAIKTTLAEHGLKMPQIAIPLRLIVAGTPQTPAIDAVLELMGRERVGQRLRAFGLVTD
- a CDS encoding mechanosensitive ion channel domain-containing protein, with the translated sequence MRLALVLSLTIAALLTSVQASAQTSVFSGMMRGSDAATIASQQTPRPEDIAQQITTLQGDLADAKREVALQRAQFETFKQQASSLTSLAQSLLDVQELSVQRYHHAIDGLHSLQRLIMEARQRQQQLTAWQPPADGPPWPLQLADDTYLLMTESRVLADQYLLHGQLLQNSRQALLNEKQTLEAQIRQTRSVPGTASDLLDQRQELAVRLQQAELKAVDLELVFADIFVQTNDLNRVIAELSHQISRKDWLYMDNRFYLDEPAFSRIEQQVQQNITGLLVQQEGIREDNDKAIAAFNEASAELQRIQSADTVNTETVVAAERAMMLASDQAKLQRLRRDVAFYRYEMLEITKQLWQIRFDLYQNQHSSSNLAELNTVFGDMAAQIAGWEQYNQTVSAQTQRERQAFLDGAVLSPTKAEGDYLRARADIMQQYIDTLAQAMSQLTSTQFLLNITLREVETFEHQAPLWQRVLNLGGDVADIASDIWHYEIFTVSDTVTVEGRPITTLRSVTVGKSIGALLILVVGLLLVKRIVSSAMNMALRRNRIGASTSIIITRWISLFAGLTLIVFSLVLMDIPLSIFAFAGGALAIGIGFGAQHLLQNLISGLILLLEKPVRVGDWIEIGGVTGSVTSIGIRFSTLTSATGTEHLIPNSALVQEKLVNWTYSSPDVRREVHVWVDYRADAQTVSNILINVAKDHPVVMDVPEPRVLLDGFTERGMQFKLQFWAPMLAKVSGPVVMSEIRKEIHARFTEYGIAFAHPMRSITLEQNTGEQT
- a CDS encoding YggT family protein produces the protein MTGDILTFLIEISFTILGAAFLARAWLHAIRFHPFNPFAQLIYRMTEWLCKPLRAALPASRSIDWASLLGVYLVALFYLFFMWVLATRSMPPSQLIGPGMLAAAVTMGRWALNLVIWMTLIQAILSWVNPMAPIMPVLRTLTDPMLEPIRRILPNFSGFDFSPLALLILAQVALMVLNRISYTLVGL
- a CDS encoding ribonucleoside-diphosphate reductase subunit alpha produces the protein MQVANTAPTADPVGQIPTPPAAAPTTPQSTWAHYSIIRRNGAVVGFEPSKIAIAMTKAFLAVNGGQGAASARVRELVEQLTHQVVNALVRGRPNGGTFHIEDVQDAVELALMRSGEHDVARAYVLYRERRAQERAAERAKSGAPEQAPVEHTFNVTDNGVTKPLDMAKLKATIEAAGEGLGEFVDTELILKETLKNLYDGVQIEEVYKSAILAARVLVEKDPAYSKATARLLLHSIRKEVLDQEVSQEAMAKEYANYFPKFIKKGVEGGLLNPELAQFDLKRLGEALDSKRDLQFDYLGLQTLYDRYFLHIKGQRIELPQVFFMRVAMGLALREIDREARAVEFYEILSSFDFMSSTPTLFNSGTLHSQLSSCYLTTVSDDLDGIYEAIKENALLAKYAGGLGNDWTPVRAMRSHIKGTNGESQGVVPFLKVVNDTAVAVNQGGKRKGAVCCYLETWHLDIEEFLELRKNTGDERRRTHDMNSANWIPDLFMKRVMEGGDWTLFSPSDCPDLHDKFGDEFEKAYVAYEDKAARGELTLFKKMPALNLWRRMLSMLFETGHPWITFKDPCNIRSPQQHAGVVHSSNLCTEITLNTNDSEIAVCNLGSINLVAHLKEDGQGGHTLDHDKLQKTINTAMRMLDNVIDINYYAVKKARNSNLRHRPVGMGIMGFQDCLHVMRVPYASQAAVEFADRSMEAVCYYAYSASSDLAAERGRYESYDGSLWSRGILPQDTLAMLREQRGGYVEVDESSTMDWDSLRARIKQQGMRNSNCIAIAPTATISNIIGVSACIEPTYQNLYVKSNLSGEFTVVNDYLVRDLKKLGLWDEVMVADLKYFDGSLSRIDRIPTDLRTLYATAFEVDTSWIVECAARRQKWIDQAQSLNIYMAGASGKKLDDTYKLAWLRGLKTTYYLRTLGATSAEKSTGRGGELNAVSMGAGSSSSAAASSAMPEPEVVGVACTMRPGDPGFEECEACQ
- a CDS encoding histone H1-like DNA-binding protein is translated as MATAKKAAKKAVKKAVKKAPAKKVVAKKAPAKKVVAKKAVKKVVKKVAAKKAVKKAVKKVAAKKAPAKKAVAKKAPAKKVAAKKAPAKKAAAKKAVAKKAPAKKAPAKKAAAKKAPAKKATAKKAVKKSAKKAAVRKPAASKPSTAAAPGAKTALNPAASWPFPTGGRP